The following coding sequences are from one Arcobacter nitrofigilis DSM 7299 window:
- a CDS encoding AAA family ATPase, which translates to MINTISTQANKLINLTKRKQKINPSSTKLLTITSGKGGVGKSTFTANIASLLAKRGLKVAVIDADIGLANMQVLFDVKPTLTLFEYIDGKANLEEVFIQTKYPNITLIAGKSGYQYSKHSNSLVLARIVQDVIDIEIFDIVLIDTGAGLNDYVKEFLSISGNILALTTTDPSALTDVYALMKMLSKDKNSLMLSFNHTKNYKIGESITNSLQNLALKNRLNPNFMIEYIGNVSSSKNISTTGRLRKLFVNEFEDQLVTRELEFIVSSLLKKLNK; encoded by the coding sequence TTGATTAATACAATTTCTACACAGGCCAATAAGTTAATTAATCTTACAAAAAGAAAACAAAAGATTAATCCTTCAAGTACTAAATTATTAACAATAACTTCTGGAAAAGGAGGAGTTGGAAAGTCAACATTTACAGCTAATATTGCTTCTTTATTAGCAAAAAGAGGACTTAAAGTTGCAGTAATAGATGCAGATATTGGTTTGGCAAATATGCAAGTACTTTTTGACGTAAAACCTACTTTAACACTGTTTGAATATATTGATGGAAAAGCTAATTTAGAAGAAGTATTTATTCAAACAAAATATCCTAATATTACTTTAATCGCTGGTAAAAGTGGCTATCAATACTCTAAACACTCAAACAGTTTAGTATTAGCAAGAATTGTACAAGATGTAATTGATATAGAAATTTTTGATATTGTCTTAATTGACACAGGAGCTGGCTTGAATGACTATGTAAAAGAATTTTTATCAATTTCTGGGAATATTTTAGCTTTAACAACAACTGATCCTAGTGCTTTGACGGATGTATATGCTTTAATGAAAATGCTCTCCAAAGATAAAAATTCGCTTATGTTGTCTTTTAATCATACAAAAAACTACAAAATAGGGGAATCTATAACTAATTCATTACAGAATCTAGCACTCAAAAATAGATTAAATCCTAATTTTATGATAGAATATATTGGTAATGTAAGCAGTTCTAAGAATATTTCCACAACTGGAAGATTGAGAAAATTATTTGTAAATGAGTTTGAAGATCAACTAGTTACCCGAGAATTGGAGTTTATTGTTAGTTCATTGTTAAAAAAATTAAATAAATAG
- a CDS encoding flagellar hook-length control protein FliK has translation MSNELELFSTSKSTEITNTSKTTQNNPQKKEGESLFDKFLTKAKTDIENVGNETKSNIKEVKKDSKIEKVEKTEIPKTETSKPEAESKPETKVDTTKTDGKTTSLMDRLIQETKSNIKELKKDSKTEKVEKTETSKTETSKPETKVDTTKTDGKTTSLMDRLIQETKSNIKEVKKDSKAEKTETSKPEAESKPETKVDTTKTDGKTTSLMDRLIQETKSNIKEVKKDSKAEKTETSKPEAESKPETKVDTTKTDGKTTSLMDRLIQEIKSNIKEVKKDSKTEKTEKTESESKSETKVDTTKTDGKVDTTKADAKTTSLLNNLVQETSTNTVEVKENSLNQKKDKKDVSNNDVKKNLTISDLKNDEITVKSDSKSENKIDNATKSIQNELNNLSNKKVEKEIVTQKNSSDNIDFKSQKDLNLNKPLSSEKIEKQVLNNINESPKSTLENDNSKTSNLEVKNQKVANDLSKLNVEVKNEKTTLTNEKMTSSEDKNTKGESLIDKLLKENRSKKETNSTQLLIKPTVNNSSELSKSKNDLLTNIYMSSQKKSTDIKKLETKHEGVEIAKNATTTKEVEQSAKVLNLGLEKVEIKIEKSVEPQSETKLSSTFERLSIIKNGTSDSKDSKDSSEEKFKDDKGSFLIQNKKLDDKLFDSKLVNLTVSSAAAQTIQNRIIGARQHMSTMMSDLARVMYENYNPPVTAFRVNLNPSALGHIAILIRGDAKNNSLSISMKSSNNSTKENLIENQSVLKDSLFKSFAGGATSFDLDFGSYEGDNTPSENPNMNQNKEFSSETISANNKIEEAESKDSKDKYYM, from the coding sequence ATGAGTAATGAATTAGAACTTTTCTCTACTTCCAAATCAACGGAAATAACAAATACTTCCAAAACTACACAAAATAATCCTCAAAAAAAAGAGGGTGAATCTTTATTTGATAAATTTCTAACAAAAGCAAAAACTGACATTGAGAATGTTGGAAATGAGACAAAATCAAACATAAAAGAAGTAAAAAAAGATTCTAAAATAGAAAAAGTAGAAAAAACTGAAATTCCAAAAACTGAAACTTCAAAACCTGAAGCTGAATCTAAACCTGAAACAAAAGTAGATACAACTAAAACTGATGGAAAAACAACTTCTTTGATGGATAGATTAATTCAAGAGACAAAATCAAATATAAAAGAACTAAAAAAAGATTCTAAAACAGAAAAAGTAGAAAAAACTGAAACTTCAAAAACTGAAACTTCAAAACCCGAAACAAAAGTAGATACAACTAAAACTGATGGAAAAACAACTTCTTTGATGGATAGATTAATTCAAGAGACAAAATCAAATATAAAAGAAGTAAAAAAAGATTCCAAAGCAGAAAAAACTGAAACTTCAAAACCTGAAGCTGAATCTAAACCTGAAACAAAAGTAGATACAACTAAAACTGATGGAAAAACAACTTCTTTGATGGATAGATTAATTCAAGAGACAAAATCAAATATAAAAGAAGTAAAAAAAGATTCCAAAGCAGAAAAAACTGAAACTTCAAAACCTGAAGCTGAATCTAAACCTGAAACAAAAGTAGATACAACTAAAACTGATGGAAAAACAACTTCTTTGATGGATAGATTAATTCAAGAGATAAAATCAAATATAAAAGAAGTAAAAAAAGATTCTAAAACAGAAAAAACAGAAAAAACTGAATCTGAATCAAAATCCGAAACAAAAGTAGATACAACTAAAACTGATGGAAAAGTAGATACAACTAAAGCCGATGCAAAAACAACTTCTTTGCTAAATAACTTAGTTCAAGAAACAAGTACAAATACTGTAGAAGTAAAAGAAAACTCTCTTAATCAAAAGAAAGATAAAAAAGATGTTTCAAATAATGATGTAAAAAAGAATTTAACCATTAGTGATCTTAAAAATGATGAGATTACTGTAAAAAGTGATTCTAAGAGCGAAAATAAAATAGACAATGCTACAAAAAGTATTCAAAATGAATTAAATAATTTGTCAAATAAAAAAGTTGAAAAAGAGATTGTAACTCAAAAAAATTCTAGTGATAATATAGATTTCAAAAGTCAAAAAGATTTAAATCTAAATAAACCTTTATCAAGTGAAAAAATTGAAAAACAAGTACTAAATAATATTAATGAAAGCCCTAAATCAACTTTAGAAAATGATAACTCAAAAACTTCAAATTTGGAAGTTAAGAATCAAAAAGTTGCAAATGATTTGTCTAAATTAAATGTAGAAGTAAAAAATGAAAAAACTACTTTAACAAATGAAAAAATGACATCTTCTGAAGATAAAAATACAAAAGGTGAGTCTTTAATTGATAAACTTTTAAAAGAAAATAGATCTAAAAAAGAGACTAATTCCACACAACTATTAATAAAACCTACTGTAAATAATTCAAGTGAGTTATCTAAGTCAAAAAATGATTTATTAACTAATATTTATATGAGTAGTCAAAAAAAATCTACTGATATAAAAAAACTTGAAACAAAACATGAGGGCGTAGAAATTGCAAAAAATGCAACTACTACAAAAGAAGTAGAACAAAGTGCAAAAGTACTGAATCTTGGTTTAGAAAAAGTTGAAATTAAAATAGAAAAAAGTGTAGAGCCTCAAAGTGAAACTAAACTATCATCTACATTTGAAAGATTATCAATCATTAAAAATGGAACAAGTGACTCAAAAGATTCAAAAGATTCTTCTGAAGAGAAATTTAAAGATGATAAAGGAAGTTTTTTAATACAAAATAAAAAGCTTGATGATAAATTATTTGATTCGAAGTTAGTTAACTTAACTGTTAGTTCAGCTGCAGCGCAAACTATACAAAATAGAATTATTGGGGCAAGACAACATATGTCTACTATGATGTCAGATTTAGCAAGGGTAATGTATGAAAACTATAATCCACCAGTAACTGCATTTAGAGTAAATTTAAATCCTTCTGCTTTGGGACATATTGCTATTCTTATTAGAGGTGATGCAAAAAATAACTCTTTATCAATTAGTATGAAATCAAGTAATAATTCAACTAAAGAAAATTTAATTGAAAATCAATCAGTGCTAAAAGATAGTTTGTTTAAAAGTTTTGCAGGTGGAGCCACATCTTTTGATTTAGATTTTGGCAGTTATGAAGGCGATAATACTCCTTCTGAAAACCCAAATATGAATCAGAATAAAGAATTTTCAAGTGAAACTATAAGTGCAAATAACAAAATAGAAGAGGCTGAATCAAAAGATAGTAAAGATAAATATTACATGTAA
- the flhF gene encoding flagellar biosynthesis protein FlhF has protein sequence MNMLSFLGETPTKALRKAQEECGEDAIVISTKKISDPDSKKSMYEVVVALEEDYDTNKGKKPSSFTKKIVTSNGKLKDKDFSAKVYDFKEEILKMQDAIEQVQKSIWDPKSQLYDLTIPPEFVDIYNLFESNEFDQEMTYTIMKKTIRQLPVGMKSNPHKINDFFKLILRRIIPIKNEVPLRKHQRKIMMMVGPTGVGKTTTIAKLAARYAYKLGENYKVGVVTLDSFRVGAIEQLQAYTNIMRLPLEIVKKPEDLVESLLRLKDCNYIFIDTAGSSQYDIDKIELINEFQKKVDELPIEKVLVLPANVKQSDLMDIYTNYSRLNIDYLTFTKLDETKSFGNLISFAHKTKKSITYMSIGQNVPDDLVVSNSSFLIDCFMNHACVK, from the coding sequence ATGAATATGCTATCATTTTTAGGTGAAACACCCACAAAGGCTTTAAGAAAAGCCCAAGAAGAGTGTGGAGAAGATGCAATAGTAATTTCTACAAAAAAAATCTCAGATCCAGATAGCAAAAAAAGCATGTACGAAGTTGTTGTGGCTTTAGAAGAAGATTATGATACAAATAAAGGCAAAAAACCATCATCTTTTACGAAAAAAATTGTAACAAGTAATGGTAAATTAAAAGATAAAGACTTCTCTGCAAAAGTGTATGATTTTAAAGAAGAAATTCTAAAAATGCAAGATGCAATAGAACAAGTTCAAAAATCAATTTGGGATCCTAAATCACAACTTTATGATTTAACTATACCACCTGAATTTGTGGATATTTATAATTTATTTGAGTCAAATGAATTCGATCAAGAGATGACATATACTATAATGAAAAAAACAATTAGGCAATTGCCCGTAGGAATGAAATCTAATCCCCATAAGATTAATGATTTTTTTAAATTAATTCTTCGTCGTATAATTCCTATAAAAAATGAAGTTCCACTTCGTAAGCATCAAAGAAAAATAATGATGATGGTAGGACCAACTGGAGTTGGAAAAACAACTACAATAGCAAAACTAGCTGCTCGTTATGCCTATAAATTAGGTGAAAATTATAAAGTAGGTGTTGTAACATTAGATTCCTTTAGAGTTGGTGCGATTGAACAATTACAAGCTTATACAAATATTATGCGATTACCTTTAGAAATTGTTAAAAAACCAGAAGATTTAGTTGAGTCTTTATTAAGATTAAAAGATTGTAATTATATTTTTATAGATACAGCAGGTTCAAGTCAATATGATATAGATAAAATAGAATTAATAAATGAGTTTCAAAAAAAAGTCGATGAACTTCCGATTGAAAAAGTTTTAGTTCTTCCTGCAAATGTAAAACAAAGCGATTTAATGGATATTTATACAAATTATTCAAGACTAAATATTGATTATTTAACTTTTACAAAACTTGATGAAACTAAAAGTTTTGGAAATTTAATCTCTTTTGCACATAAAACAAAAAAATCTATTACATATATGTCAATTGGACAAAATGTTCCTGATGATTTAGTTGTTTCTAATTCATCTTTTTTAATTGATTGTTTTATGAATCATGCCTGTGTTAAATAG
- a CDS encoding tetratricopeptide repeat protein, giving the protein MRFLLILFLLFTISSAKVDFYYSFIDPSGIQISEKRKNDIKDGFELLEQIKKLAKNGKVDEAFAEIESFKATNKINILNSDILLTYSEIALKKASKRIISEASNELELAINTGQINEDDLAKAYMLMVDFKLETNRVKEAKYFAEIIINNFSDKITNAYGQIYLAKVYKYTKSYSKAIKTLYNILVNTTDVLVATIVADELFDIYILDDQKEKAYDLISKVLNKNIDYYSEDSYVALKKVDKLVAANMPEFAVEILKELLNRAKQEEFIEEFKFKLANVYMEMYDGTNYYLYKAKELYKDILTDYPNGLYANDAKMYIDEILMREGNITPQLIVSKYPNSEAMKQKALFQELLNLKKEKKYGFILKSKRVYGKIADSIAKRFAYKNVGEIYDEVNVDLIKQYLKNDQCSLMNKALRTARKETFELLVKDKKVKYNFFECLIEVPDERAYELLKETFNTSRDATLYLYLERMAYALGLENDAMDFSSKVEMVNNKDVLAKEFLYRFLVYSAKKDSIVMEKFFYYATRFPEFITKNENNPLIIDFYYQYYLYLIGKDKQDEAEKILNKLYAKQKEFDAYVYSPFVDIELAMIEKRKNNIPKAIEYLTDSIKNTRNMKPNDQARVDYELILLYDSEGLNSLKNEFITKCKDIKNTKDSLYKTMCDKM; this is encoded by the coding sequence TTGAGATTTTTATTAATACTGTTTTTACTATTTACTATTTCAAGTGCAAAAGTAGATTTTTATTATAGTTTTATAGACCCATCAGGAATACAAATTTCGGAAAAAAGAAAAAATGATATTAAAGATGGATTTGAATTACTTGAACAAATAAAGAAATTAGCAAAAAATGGAAAAGTTGATGAAGCTTTTGCTGAAATAGAGAGTTTTAAAGCAACAAATAAAATCAATATATTAAATTCAGATATCTTACTTACGTATTCAGAAATTGCTCTTAAAAAAGCTAGTAAAAGAATTATTTCTGAGGCTTCTAATGAGTTAGAATTAGCAATAAATACAGGACAAATCAATGAAGATGATTTAGCAAAAGCATATATGCTAATGGTTGATTTTAAATTAGAAACAAACAGGGTAAAAGAGGCGAAATATTTTGCTGAAATTATTATAAATAATTTCTCTGATAAAATTACAAATGCCTATGGCCAAATTTACTTAGCTAAGGTATATAAATACACAAAATCTTATTCAAAAGCTATTAAAACTTTATATAATATTTTAGTAAATACAACTGATGTTTTAGTTGCTACTATTGTTGCCGATGAGTTATTTGATATTTACATTTTAGATGATCAAAAAGAAAAAGCATATGATCTTATATCAAAGGTTTTGAATAAAAATATTGACTATTATTCAGAAGATTCATATGTTGCTTTAAAAAAAGTTGATAAATTAGTTGCTGCAAATATGCCAGAATTTGCAGTTGAAATTTTAAAAGAGCTTTTAAACAGGGCAAAACAAGAAGAGTTTATCGAAGAATTTAAGTTTAAATTAGCAAACGTTTATATGGAAATGTATGATGGAACAAACTATTATTTATATAAGGCAAAAGAGTTATATAAAGATATTTTAACTGATTATCCAAATGGTCTATATGCAAATGACGCAAAAATGTATATTGATGAGATATTAATGAGAGAAGGGAATATTACTCCTCAATTAATTGTCTCAAAATACCCAAATTCAGAAGCTATGAAACAAAAAGCACTATTTCAAGAGTTATTAAATTTAAAAAAAGAAAAAAAATATGGGTTTATTTTAAAGTCAAAAAGAGTTTATGGCAAAATTGCGGATAGCATTGCTAAAAGATTTGCATATAAAAATGTTGGTGAAATTTATGATGAAGTTAATGTTGATTTGATAAAACAATATTTAAAAAATGATCAATGTTCTTTAATGAATAAAGCCCTTAGAACTGCAAGAAAAGAGACCTTTGAACTTTTAGTTAAAGATAAAAAAGTGAAATATAACTTTTTTGAATGTTTAATAGAAGTTCCTGATGAAAGGGCTTATGAACTATTAAAAGAGACTTTTAATACAAGTCGTGATGCAACATTATATTTATATTTAGAAAGAATGGCTTATGCTTTAGGCTTAGAAAATGATGCTATGGATTTTTCTTCAAAAGTTGAAATGGTAAATAATAAAGATGTCTTAGCAAAAGAGTTTTTATATAGGTTTTTAGTTTATAGTGCAAAAAAAGATTCTATTGTAATGGAGAAATTTTTCTATTATGCAACTAGATTTCCTGAGTTCATAACAAAAAATGAGAATAATCCACTTATAATAGATTTTTATTACCAATATTATTTATATTTAATTGGAAAAGACAAACAAGATGAAGCAGAAAAGATTTTAAATAAGCTGTATGCTAAACAAAAAGAGTTTGATGCCTATGTTTATTCACCTTTTGTAGATATTGAATTGGCAATGATAGAAAAAAGAAAAAATAATATTCCAAAAGCAATAGAATATTTAACTGATTCTATTAAAAATACAAGAAATATGAAACCAAATGACCAAGCAAGAGTTGATTATGAACTTATACTATTATATGACAGTGAAGGCTTAAACTCTTTGAAGAATGAATTTATAACAAAATGTAAAGATATTAAAAATACAAAAGATTCTTTATATAAAACTATGTGTGATAAGATGTAA
- a CDS encoding flagellar biosynthetic protein FliR translates to MEALLSLLNESTVINFLLLFARILAFMAFMPIFGHKVVNVRMRAALSFYVTLFLFPMLQIESQVTSSGFLIAILSEATLGLIASMLVNIIFNAVKMIGEFVGYATALSMASFFDPASGTNEGILARLMFYISLAVFFESGMYEMTFSILAKSFSIVHLGAFDIYSYDGIKLLIDEINRMFAFTFAFAFPLFFIGFVIDIYYAYGTKSMPAFSPFVITFQLKFALIMIFIMMGMEVFTEAFTNYFITKFQ, encoded by the coding sequence ATGGAAGCATTATTATCTTTACTTAATGAAAGCACGGTAATAAATTTTTTATTACTTTTTGCTAGAATTTTAGCATTTATGGCATTTATGCCTATATTTGGGCATAAAGTTGTAAATGTTAGAATGAGAGCAGCTTTATCTTTTTATGTAACACTTTTTTTATTCCCTATGCTTCAAATTGAATCCCAAGTTACTTCAAGTGGATTTTTAATTGCTATACTTTCAGAAGCAACTTTGGGCTTAATTGCCTCTATGCTTGTAAATATTATATTTAATGCAGTAAAAATGATTGGAGAGTTTGTTGGTTATGCAACAGCCCTTTCAATGGCAAGTTTTTTTGATCCAGCTTCTGGTACAAATGAAGGTATTTTAGCAAGACTAATGTTTTATATTAGTCTTGCAGTATTTTTTGAATCAGGAATGTATGAAATGACTTTTTCAATTTTAGCAAAAAGTTTTTCAATAGTTCATCTAGGTGCCTTTGATATTTATTCATATGATGGGATAAAATTGCTTATTGATGAGATTAATAGAATGTTTGCTTTTACTTTTGCTTTTGCCTTTCCACTATTTTTTATTGGTTTTGTAATTGATATTTATTATGCTTATGGGACAAAATCTATGCCAGCATTTTCACCTTTTGTTATTACTTTTCAGTTAAAATTTGCTTTAATTATGATATTTATTATGATGGGTATGGAAGTATTCACTGAAGCTTTTACCAATTATTTTATTACAAAATTTCAATAA
- the flhB gene encoding flagellar biosynthesis protein FlhB, with product MADDTDKTEEPTAKKLEKARGEGNVPKSGEVVGAAILLFGTVYMLFWSTYTYDSIKKLMIYIFNKIGQELTSTDYYNMTNAIITTIFYSLAPFFLVVILLAIILNVVQFGFLTNPIKLKFEKLNPVSGLKGLFSLKKLLEATKLLAKLTLIVFVMTILFGLTYKGFIAMMDKDITSSLDAMFTLLLYFVGAILFIVILFAIIDYFFTRHYYFKSLKMSKEEVKDEHKNMEGDPKVKAKIKGIQYKLHYERMRASAKDADVVITNPTHYSVALQYDSAVNSAPKVVAKGIDFLALKIRDVAKENKIPIIENPALARALYDQIQIDQEIPGEFYQAMAEVFSYVFELNKNKR from the coding sequence ATGGCTGATGATACAGATAAAACCGAAGAACCCACCGCCAAGAAATTAGAAAAAGCTAGAGGCGAAGGAAATGTTCCTAAATCAGGTGAAGTAGTAGGTGCTGCTATACTTTTATTTGGAACAGTCTATATGCTTTTTTGGAGTACATATACTTATGATTCCATAAAAAAACTTATGATTTATATTTTTAATAAAATAGGACAAGAGTTAACTTCTACAGATTATTATAATATGACAAATGCAATTATTACAACAATATTTTATTCTTTAGCTCCATTTTTTTTAGTAGTTATTTTACTCGCGATTATTTTAAATGTAGTCCAATTTGGATTTTTAACTAATCCAATAAAACTAAAATTTGAGAAATTAAATCCAGTAAGTGGACTTAAAGGGTTATTTTCTTTAAAAAAATTACTTGAAGCTACAAAATTATTAGCAAAATTGACCTTAATAGTTTTTGTTATGACTATCTTATTTGGGCTTACTTATAAAGGTTTTATAGCAATGATGGATAAAGATATTACTTCTTCTTTAGACGCGATGTTTACACTTTTATTGTATTTTGTTGGAGCTATATTATTTATAGTAATATTATTTGCTATAATAGATTATTTTTTTACTAGGCATTACTACTTTAAGTCACTTAAAATGAGTAAAGAAGAGGTAAAAGATGAACACAAAAATATGGAAGGGGATCCTAAAGTAAAAGCTAAGATAAAAGGGATTCAATATAAATTACACTATGAAAGAATGAGAGCAAGTGCTAAGGATGCAGATGTTGTTATTACAAATCCTACACACTATTCTGTGGCTTTACAATATGATAGTGCTGTAAACTCTGCTCCAAAAGTTGTAGCAAAAGGGATTGATTTTTTAGCTTTAAAAATAAGAGATGTTGCAAAAGAGAATAAAATTCCAATTATTGAGAATCCTGCTTTAGCAAGAGCTTTGTATGATCAAATTCAAATTGATCAAGAGATACCTGGAGAATTTTATCAAGCAATGGCAGAAGTATTCTCTTATGTATTTGAATTAAATAAAAATAAAAGGTAA
- a CDS encoding OmpA/MotB family protein, giving the protein MADKKCPDCPKCLPGWLVQFGDLMSLLLTFFILLLSMAVMDKKKVEEYFDIMRKAMGFLDQTQDTIKRDESTNTSKDASNDADSNAQDTAAAADEMSQIAQEVNEQVSTQSEQVQITEGNNEFTLDIPSSIMFNEGEYNLSNKSAKNFISKIARVIRTMPQTFDIEIIGYTDRSNFKSDTIPRDGWDLSALRAISVVKELIKNRIDPAQLKVSAYSSYRPKSENAVENRRVEIRFVSATEQKNILEKENFFDRVEQ; this is encoded by the coding sequence ATGGCTGATAAAAAGTGTCCTGATTGCCCAAAATGTTTGCCAGGTTGGTTAGTACAATTTGGTGATTTGATGTCCTTATTGCTTACTTTTTTTATTCTTTTATTGTCTATGGCAGTAATGGATAAAAAGAAAGTAGAAGAGTATTTTGATATAATGAGAAAAGCTATGGGCTTTTTGGATCAAACTCAAGATACAATAAAGAGGGATGAATCAACTAATACCTCAAAAGATGCATCAAATGATGCAGACAGTAATGCTCAAGATACAGCAGCTGCTGCAGATGAGATGAGTCAGATTGCGCAAGAAGTTAATGAACAAGTTTCAACTCAAAGTGAGCAAGTGCAAATTACTGAAGGAAATAATGAATTTACTTTAGATATTCCTTCTTCAATTATGTTTAATGAAGGAGAATATAACTTATCGAATAAGTCAGCAAAGAATTTTATTTCTAAAATTGCAAGGGTGATTAGAACTATGCCTCAAACATTTGATATAGAAATTATTGGATATACTGATAGAAGTAATTTTAAAAGCGATACTATACCAAGAGATGGCTGGGATCTTTCTGCATTAAGAGCTATTTCAGTTGTAAAAGAATTGATTAAAAATCGTATAGATCCTGCTCAATTGAAGGTTTCTGCATACAGTTCATATAGGCCAAAGAGTGAAAATGCAGTAGAAAATAGAAGAGTTGAAATAAGATTTGTTTCTGCAACGGAACAAAAAAATATATTAGAAAAAGAAAATTTCTTTGATAGGGTGGAACAATGA
- a CDS encoding rod-binding protein: protein MMDLTNNVDVSTLNQKKFDNVNTKNLSDKKLKEVCDNFESFFLKEIMDVSLKSSPIAGEGAGSDIIKGMYTDAISNDVAGGMGISDMLYDFLSKKNS from the coding sequence ATGATGGATTTAACAAATAATGTTGATGTATCAACATTAAACCAAAAAAAATTTGATAATGTAAATACTAAAAACCTAAGTGATAAAAAGTTAAAAGAGGTATGTGATAATTTTGAATCATTCTTCTTAAAAGAGATTATGGATGTTTCTTTAAAGTCTTCTCCAATAGCTGGTGAAGGGGCAGGATCTGATATAATTAAAGGAATGTATACTGATGCAATTTCAAATGATGTTGCTGGAGGAATGGGTATTAGTGATATGTTGTATGATTTTTTAAGTAAAAAAAATAGCTAA
- the flgC gene encoding flagellar basal body rod protein FlgC, producing MGFFDGYNIASSGMSAQRTRINVVSANIANAKTTHSTDGGPYKKQNVVFQEMLLSENEKLKANDNQDKQSTLPSKNLSGVGIKQIVESKDKPIMKFEPDHPDANADGYVAYPNINPVIEMVDLIEAMRSYEANVSAFTTTKTIDTKTLELLRS from the coding sequence ATGGGTTTTTTTGATGGATATAATATAGCAAGCTCTGGAATGAGTGCACAAAGAACAAGAATAAATGTTGTTAGTGCAAATATTGCAAATGCTAAAACTACTCATTCAACAGATGGTGGTCCTTACAAAAAACAAAATGTTGTTTTTCAAGAGATGTTATTAAGTGAAAATGAAAAATTGAAAGCTAATGATAATCAAGATAAACAATCTACTCTTCCAAGTAAAAATTTAAGTGGAGTAGGTATAAAACAAATAGTTGAATCAAAAGATAAGCCTATTATGAAGTTTGAACCAGATCATCCAGATGCAAACGCAGATGGCTATGTTGCATACCCAAATATTAATCCTGTTATTGAAATGGTTGATTTAATAGAGGCTATGAGATCTTATGAAGCCAATGTTTCGGCATTTACAACAACTAAAACAATTGATACAAAAACATTAGAATTATTAAGATCGTAA
- the fliE gene encoding flagellar hook-basal body complex protein FliE: MDISGINGISSAFTKNNVQKTNENENQGESFASMLKNAVNEVNNTQVDGYKAMENIATGKVENLQEAVSKIEEAEMTLKLALEVKNKAMAGFKQVMSMQV; this comes from the coding sequence ATGGATATTTCAGGAATTAATGGCATTTCTAGTGCTTTTACCAAAAATAACGTTCAAAAAACAAATGAGAACGAAAATCAAGGTGAATCATTTGCCTCAATGTTAAAAAATGCAGTTAATGAGGTAAATAATACTCAAGTTGATGGGTATAAAGCAATGGAAAATATTGCAACTGGAAAAGTGGAAAATTTACAAGAAGCTGTTTCTAAAATAGAAGAAGCGGAAATGACTTTAAAACTTGCACTAGAAGTTAAAAATAAAGCAATGGCTGGATTTAAACAAGTCATGTCAATGCAAGTTTAG